One stretch of Methanobacterium veterum DNA includes these proteins:
- a CDS encoding beta strand repeat-containing protein, with amino-acid sequence MEVKKIIGQIITHKTKFLIPLLLLSLTLLFCLTTVSAASGDAIYVNSSSGNDSWDGQSATYNSTSGSGPKLSIKNATGTVNKGGTIHISNGQYAGKNNTNVTIDKNMTIIGESLTGTIINGTNTNWIFHINSGVTVTIQNLTLANGNSTTGGAIENYGNLTVTNCIFTGNTAGWDGTNTNYGGAINNQGTLTVNNCIFNNNSARVGGAIYNSPDSTLNVNSGIFTANTGKLGGAIYNHGSSTVKDSTFTKNTAQRGGAIFNLNYDLLLNVDNCIFTDNDAASNFGGAIYNNAGNVTVKDSTFTDNSALNKGGSVYNEGLFNVISCKFTGNTADYGGAIYNWDTLNIKGSTFTGNGASASGGAIYNIKGVLNATNSTFMQNNATQGGAIYNNGTSTFTGCIFNNNTVSAIGDAIGGAINNIGTLAVINCTFNNNSASGNYNAMGGAICNLCQVSNSGSSSVNCTVTNCTFKGNSAQIGGAICNLCQVINSSSGSVNCTVTNCTFTSNTATDYDGGAICNRCSARGGSGFTNCTVTGCIFTNNTAVVGGALSNSASTLNANFNRFYNNTAATSGNALYCNNGSTDANYNWWSSNKDPKTIPNLIVENGGSVDADIWVILTVSANPTTINNTKISTITADLNHINGGGDLVGGHIPDGPVTLNVPWGSLIDSKQLGAYTTPSMYPCIMALNQGIVHSITIDTINSSITAVFYANEGGVNPLSNPVKVTATADNYTTNNTESAYININKASDLYIKTTSDKKNPKTGEKFTLTYKLGNYGPDAAENVTITFHIPEGLNFANIHVDNGKCTYDPTTRTVTWTLDSVPVGDPYLYLTVQAAGDGTYKIIPSISSDTYNLNSGDSGIITINVQPNNNGNTVNAASKTAIGLHDTGLPLNYMLIAVLMVLSGLVPRRK; translated from the coding sequence ATGGAGGTGAAAAAGATTATAGGACAAATAATTACACATAAAACTAAATTTTTGATTCCATTACTGCTTCTAAGCTTAACATTACTATTCTGTTTAACCACCGTTTCTGCAGCGTCTGGAGATGCAATTTATGTGAATAGTTCTTCTGGAAATGATTCATGGGACGGTCAATCAGCAACATATAACAGTACTAGTGGAAGCGGGCCTAAACTCAGCATTAAAAACGCAACAGGAACCGTAAATAAAGGCGGGACAATACACATATCCAACGGGCAATATGCCGGCAAAAACAACACCAATGTCACCATTGATAAAAATATGACTATTATCGGTGAAAGCCTGACAGGAACCATAATAAACGGGACAAACACCAACTGGATATTTCACATTAACAGCGGTGTTACTGTAACCATCCAGAATTTAACATTAGCCAATGGAAACAGCACCACCGGTGGAGCCATTGAAAATTATGGTAATTTAACAGTAACTAACTGTATATTCACAGGCAATACTGCAGGTTGGGATGGTACCAATACAAATTACGGCGGAGCTATTAATAATCAGGGTACTTTAACTGTTAATAATTGTATATTCAATAACAACAGTGCACGTGTTGGTGGAGCTATTTACAACTCTCCAGATTCTACCTTAAATGTAAATAGCGGCATATTCACTGCCAATACTGGAAAATTAGGTGGTGCTATCTACAATCATGGTAGTTCAACTGTAAAGGACAGTACTTTCACAAAAAATACCGCACAAAGGGGTGGTGCGATATTCAATTTAAATTACGATCTTTTGCTGAATGTTGATAACTGTATATTCACTGACAATGACGCGGCATCTAATTTTGGAGGAGCAATTTACAATAATGCAGGTAATGTGACTGTAAAAGACAGTACTTTCACAGATAACAGCGCACTTAACAAAGGCGGATCAGTCTACAATGAGGGATTATTTAATGTGATTAGCTGTAAATTTACAGGTAATACTGCAGATTATGGCGGTGCTATCTATAACTGGGATACTTTGAATATTAAAGGCAGCACTTTCACAGGTAACGGTGCAAGTGCAAGTGGAGGTGCTATTTACAATATTAAAGGAGTATTAAACGCAACTAACTCCACATTCATGCAGAATAATGCAACACAAGGCGGCGCAATCTACAACAATGGTACTTCAACTTTTACCGGCTGCATTTTCAACAATAATACTGTATCTGCAATTGGAGATGCTATTGGTGGAGCTATCAATAATATCGGTACTTTAGCTGTTATTAACTGTACTTTCAATAATAACTCTGCATCTGGAAATTATAATGCTATGGGCGGTGCTATCTGCAATTTATGTCAAGTTAGTAATTCGGGTTCCAGTTCTGTTAACTGTACTGTAACCAACTGTACCTTCAAGGGTAACAGTGCACAAATTGGCGGAGCTATCTGCAATTTATGTCAAGTTATTAATTCTAGTTCTGGTTCTGTTAACTGTACTGTAACTAACTGTACCTTCACCAGTAACACTGCAACTGATTATGACGGCGGTGCTATCTGCAATCGTTGTTCTGCTCGAGGCGGTTCTGGTTTCACTAATTGTACTGTAACTGGTTGTATATTCACTAACAACACTGCAGTTGTTGGCGGTGCTCTCTCCAACAGTGCCAGTACTTTGAATGCTAATTTCAACAGATTCTACAATAACACTGCAGCAACAAGCGGTAATGCTCTCTACTGTAACAACGGTTCAACGGATGCTAATTACAACTGGTGGAGTTCCAATAAAGACCCAAAAACTATTCCAAACCTTATTGTAGAGAACGGTGGTTCAGTGGATGCTGATATCTGGGTTATATTAACAGTTAGTGCAAACCCAACAACAATCAATAATACCAAAATATCAACCATTACCGCAGATTTAAACCACATCAACGGCGGTGGTGATCTAGTTGGAGGTCATATCCCTGATGGACCTGTAACTTTGAATGTTCCTTGGGGAAGCTTAATTGATTCTAAACAATTAGGTGCATACACCACTCCATCAATGTATCCCTGTATCATGGCCCTTAATCAGGGAATAGTTCATTCAATCACTATTGACACTATAAATAGTTCAATTACAGCAGTATTCTATGCTAATGAAGGAGGAGTAAATCCATTGTCCAATCCAGTAAAAGTTACTGCAACTGCTGATAATTACACTACAAATAACACAGAATCCGCTTATATTAACATCAACAAAGCATCGGACTTATACATCAAAACAACAAGCGATAAAAAGAACCCTAAAACAGGAGAAAAATTCACACTAACCTACAAACTAGGAAATTACGGACCAGATGCAGCAGAAAATGTCACAATAACCTTCCATATACCAGAAGGCTTAAATTTTGCAAATATTCATGTGGATAATGGAAAATGCACATATGATCCAACAACAAGAACAGTGACATGGACATTAGACTCAGTACCAGTAGGAGACCCATACCTGTACTTAACAGTTCAAGCAGCAGGCGACGGGACTTACAAAATAATTCCAAGCATAAGTTCAGACACTTATAACTTGAATTCAGGAGATTCTGGAATTATAACAATCAATGTACAACCCAACAACAATGGAAACACAGTAAATGCAGCCAGTAAAACAGCCATTGGATTACATGATACAGGATTACCATTAAATTACATGTTAATAGCTGTTTTAATGGTTCTAAGCGGTTTAGTGCCAAGAAGAAAATAA
- a CDS encoding stage II sporulation protein M — MLEKIKNIYNFYVERYKKRFLYCFAIYYGLVIVGMVIGLLYPPISTGTGGNISSQFSTVFPGLLQAIGAGDVIKVILTIFVFNSILGSFLAITVLNLIGIGTLVFIYRPIMWGLIYAPTSPHAAILLIAVIPTLILEGVAYIIAFAASLDFVLAIAKPKALGEESRFKAWKKAWAYNLKSYVLVLIMLFVAAVVESVTIISLARV; from the coding sequence ATGTTAGAGAAGATAAAAAACATCTATAATTTCTATGTGGAGCGCTACAAAAAACGTTTTTTATACTGTTTTGCAATTTATTACGGTTTAGTCATCGTTGGGATGGTAATAGGATTGTTATACCCCCCAATAAGTACTGGAACCGGAGGGAACATAAGCAGCCAGTTTTCAACAGTATTTCCAGGATTACTGCAGGCTATTGGTGCAGGTGATGTAATTAAGGTAATTTTAACTATTTTCGTATTTAACAGCATCCTTGGAAGTTTCCTTGCGATTACAGTGTTAAACCTGATTGGAATAGGAACACTTGTATTCATTTACAGGCCCATCATGTGGGGACTGATTTACGCCCCTACAAGCCCTCATGCAGCGATACTCTTAATAGCTGTCATCCCAACTTTAATACTTGAAGGAGTGGCTTATATTATTGCATTTGCAGCCAGCCTTGACTTTGTCCTGGCAATTGCAAAACCAAAAGCTCTTGGGGAAGAAAGCAGGTTTAAAGCATGGAAAAAAGCATGGGCATACAACTTAAAATCATATGTACTTGTTTTAATCATGCTGTTTGTGGCTGCGGTTGTTGAAAGCGTTACAATAATATCTTTAGCCAGGGTTTAA
- a CDS encoding DUF5518 domain-containing protein, with protein sequence MINWKSLGFGIALAIVMFFMFMFNASSLAILSFIIAPLVGTYILGGELKMAAIYGAAISFFGSIISIVLYTALISYFSKTAIPLGLNVVTLIAVCVIYAVIGAVFGIAGAAIKNKLVEKQ encoded by the coding sequence ATGATTAACTGGAAATCTTTAGGTTTTGGTATTGCTCTTGCAATTGTAATGTTTTTCATGTTTATGTTTAATGCGTCTTCACTGGCGATTTTAAGCTTTATTATTGCACCATTAGTTGGAACATATATTCTTGGTGGTGAACTGAAGATGGCAGCTATTTACGGTGCTGCAATAAGCTTTTTTGGAAGTATAATTTCCATAGTGTTGTATACTGCACTTATCAGTTATTTTTCAAAGACAGCTATACCTTTAGGACTTAACGTAGTTACTTTAATAGCAGTATGTGTCATTTATGCAGTTATTGGAGCCGTTTTTGGTATTGCCGGTGCTGCAATTAAAAATAAACTGGTGGAAAAACAATAA